A portion of the Streptomyces coeruleoprunus genome contains these proteins:
- a CDS encoding alpha/beta hydrolase, translated as MPIARAPWRTALLAATLLAAAGCSNGGGSGQEGAQEATRDLAAQELSWGNCTGSVLGEAPAPTPLADGTAWECAFMEAPLDYAKPDGATIELALIRARARDPQKRIGSLVFNFGGPGGSGITGLPSFAPDYETLRSRYDLVSFDPRGVGRSEGVECLDDEALDAYYALDASPDDAAEEKTLRDAQKRYAEACQEQSGDELPFVGTQNAARDLDLIRQVLGDDKLYYFGISYGTELGGVYAHLFPRRVGRAVFDAVVDPTGTSQDGALGQARGFQLALGNFAQDCVDRGGECVLPGRTPAEIEKFVSDLLARLDERPITGIGERRLTQSHAANGILQALYSKEYWPYLEQGLDEADGGNGALLLALSDSMNGRDENGDYSNLQAANAAINCVDDKARYTPEHTRAKLPEFREASPVFGSYLVWALLGCSHWPVPGTWEHPDVSAPGAPPILVIGNTGDPATPYEGAKAMATALGKGVGVELTYRGEGHGAYNGGDACVRRVVNAYLLDGKVPASGTVCP; from the coding sequence ATGCCGATCGCTCGCGCCCCCTGGCGTACCGCCCTCCTCGCCGCCACGCTGCTGGCGGCCGCCGGCTGCTCCAACGGCGGCGGCTCCGGCCAGGAGGGAGCGCAGGAGGCGACGCGGGACCTGGCCGCGCAGGAGTTGTCGTGGGGCAACTGCACCGGCTCCGTGCTCGGCGAAGCGCCCGCGCCGACCCCGCTGGCGGACGGCACCGCCTGGGAGTGCGCCTTCATGGAGGCGCCGCTCGACTACGCGAAGCCGGACGGCGCCACCATCGAACTGGCCCTCATCCGCGCCAGGGCACGTGACCCGCAGAAGCGGATCGGCTCCCTCGTCTTCAACTTCGGCGGCCCCGGAGGCTCGGGCATCACGGGGCTGCCCTCCTTCGCGCCGGACTACGAAACCCTCCGGTCGCGCTACGACCTGGTGAGCTTCGACCCGCGGGGCGTCGGCAGGAGCGAGGGCGTGGAGTGCCTGGACGACGAGGCGCTCGACGCGTACTACGCGCTGGACGCCAGCCCCGACGACGCCGCCGAGGAGAAGACGCTGCGGGACGCGCAGAAGCGGTACGCCGAGGCCTGCCAGGAGCAGTCGGGCGACGAACTGCCGTTCGTCGGCACCCAGAACGCGGCCCGCGACCTGGACCTCATCCGGCAGGTGCTCGGCGACGACAAGCTGTACTACTTCGGCATCTCGTACGGCACGGAGCTGGGCGGGGTGTACGCCCATCTGTTCCCCCGCCGCGTGGGCCGCGCGGTCTTCGACGCGGTGGTCGACCCGACCGGCACCAGCCAGGACGGCGCGCTCGGCCAGGCCCGCGGGTTCCAGCTGGCGCTCGGCAACTTCGCCCAGGACTGCGTGGACCGCGGCGGCGAGTGCGTGCTGCCCGGCAGAACCCCGGCGGAGATCGAGAAGTTCGTCTCGGACCTGCTCGCCCGGCTCGACGAACGGCCGATCACCGGCATCGGCGAGCGCAGGCTCACCCAGTCCCACGCCGCCAACGGCATCCTGCAGGCCCTGTACTCCAAGGAGTACTGGCCGTACCTCGAACAGGGCCTCGACGAGGCGGACGGCGGCAACGGCGCCCTGCTCCTGGCGCTGTCCGACTCGATGAACGGCCGCGACGAGAACGGCGATTACAGCAATCTCCAGGCGGCCAACGCGGCGATCAACTGCGTGGACGACAAGGCGCGGTACACGCCGGAGCACACCAGGGCGAAGCTGCCCGAGTTCCGTGAGGCCTCGCCGGTCTTCGGCAGCTACCTGGTCTGGGCCCTCCTCGGCTGCTCCCACTGGCCGGTGCCCGGCACGTGGGAGCACCCCGACGTGAGCGCGCCCGGGGCGCCGCCGATCCTCGTGATCGGCAACACCGGCGACCCGGCGACGCCCTACGAGGGCGCCAAGGCGATGGCGACGGCGCTCGGCAAGGGCGTGGGCGTCGAGCTGACGTACCGGGGCGAGGGCCACGGCGCGTACAACGGCGGCGACGCCTGCGTACGGCGCGTGGTCAACGCGTACCTGCTGGACGGCAAGGTCCCGGCGTCCGGGACGGTCTGCCCCTGA
- a CDS encoding alpha/beta hydrolase, translated as MSMRMKAGAMAAVAALVVGVVSGCERGDGPGGAGPGSSERPGPSGTPGSPAGAPPLPAALTGQKPDWRRCEAPEGGEAPGGDWRCATVKVPLDYAKPDGETLSIALVRKEARDRGGRIGSLLFNFGGPGASGVEILPGSAAEYTKLNRRYDLVGFDPRGVGRSSAVVCRDDKEQAAAEQRIDLTPDTSAEEAAYLKDGSDFGAGCASRSGKVIPHVTTSNTARDLDLVRHVLGDRKLNYLGYSYGTQLGAAYAHQFPRNVGRAVLDAVVDPTVDAKGHARHQTTGFQRALNNYFDSTGEGAAAGTARVSRLLKRLDSQPLPTTDGRKLTESLALTGIVLPLYSKSSWPLLTSALKDAEDGRGDALLELADMYNDRDADGHYGTDGHAQRAISCADSSQRPTAAEAKALLPEFRRISPVFGEFLAWDTAGWCANWPVKGEYVTPEVSAPGAGPILVVGTTGDPATPFEGAQRMADGLGAGVGIMIRNEGEGHGAYGTSSCVTKLVDDYLLDGKVPATGTKCS; from the coding sequence ATGTCCATGCGGATGAAGGCCGGAGCCATGGCCGCGGTGGCGGCGCTGGTGGTCGGCGTGGTGTCGGGCTGCGAGCGCGGCGACGGTCCGGGCGGCGCCGGCCCGGGGAGCAGCGAGCGGCCGGGCCCGAGCGGCACGCCGGGAAGCCCCGCCGGGGCGCCTCCGCTGCCGGCCGCGCTGACCGGGCAGAAGCCGGACTGGCGGCGCTGCGAGGCGCCCGAGGGCGGAGAGGCGCCGGGCGGGGACTGGCGCTGCGCCACCGTCAAGGTGCCGCTGGACTACGCGAAGCCGGACGGCGAGACGCTGTCGATCGCGCTCGTCCGCAAGGAGGCCCGCGACCGGGGCGGCCGGATCGGCTCGCTGCTGTTCAACTTCGGCGGTCCCGGCGCGTCCGGCGTGGAGATCCTGCCGGGCTCGGCCGCCGAGTACACCAAGCTGAACCGCCGTTACGACCTGGTGGGCTTCGACCCGCGCGGCGTGGGGCGCAGCTCCGCCGTCGTGTGCCGGGACGACAAGGAGCAGGCGGCGGCCGAGCAGCGGATCGACCTGACGCCGGACACGTCCGCCGAGGAGGCGGCCTACCTGAAGGACGGCTCGGACTTCGGGGCCGGGTGCGCCAGCCGCTCCGGCAAGGTCATCCCCCACGTCACGACCAGCAACACGGCCCGTGACCTGGACCTGGTGCGGCACGTGCTGGGCGACCGGAAGCTGAACTACCTGGGCTATTCGTACGGCACGCAGCTGGGCGCGGCGTACGCCCACCAGTTCCCGCGGAACGTGGGACGGGCCGTGCTGGACGCGGTCGTCGACCCGACGGTCGACGCCAAGGGCCACGCCCGGCACCAGACGACCGGCTTCCAGCGGGCGCTGAACAACTACTTCGACAGCACGGGCGAGGGTGCCGCGGCCGGTACGGCGCGGGTGTCCCGGCTGCTGAAGCGGCTGGACTCGCAGCCGCTGCCGACGACCGACGGCCGCAAGCTCACGGAGAGCCTGGCGCTCACCGGCATCGTGCTGCCGCTGTACTCGAAGAGCAGCTGGCCGCTGCTGACCAGCGCGCTGAAGGACGCGGAGGACGGCCGCGGCGACGCGCTGCTGGAGCTGGCCGACATGTACAACGACCGGGACGCGGACGGGCACTACGGCACGGACGGGCACGCCCAGCGGGCGATCTCGTGCGCCGACAGCAGCCAGCGGCCGACGGCGGCCGAGGCGAAGGCGCTGCTGCCGGAGTTCCGGCGGATATCGCCGGTGTTCGGTGAGTTCCTGGCCTGGGACACGGCGGGCTGGTGCGCGAACTGGCCGGTGAAGGGCGAGTACGTGACGCCGGAGGTGAGCGCTCCGGGCGCGGGCCCGATCCTGGTGGTCGGCACGACCGGCGACCCGGCCACACCGTTCGAGGGCGCGCAGCGCATGGCGGACGGCCTGGGTGCGGGCGTGGGCATCATGATCCGCAACGAGGGCGAGGGACACGGCGCGTACGGGACGTCGTCCTGTGTGACGAAGCTCGTCGACGACTACCTGCTGGACGGGAAGGTGCCGGCGACCGGCACGAAGTGCTCCTGA
- the moeZ gene encoding adenylyltransferase/sulfurtransferase MoeZ, which produces MSLPPLVEPAAELTVDEVRRYSRHLIIPDVGMDGQKRLKNAKVLCVGAGGLGSPALMYLAAAGVGTLGIVEFDEVDESNLQRQIIHSQSDIGRSKAESARDSVLGINPYVNVILHEERLEADNVMDIFSQYDLIVDGTDNFATRYLVNDACVLLNKPYVWGSIYRFDGQASVFWSEYGPCYRCLYPEPPPPGMVPSCAEGGVLGVLCASIGSIQVTEAIKVLTGVGEPLVGRLMIYDALEMQYRQVKVRKDPNCAVCGENPTVTELIDYEAFCGVVSEEAQEAAAGSTITPKQLKEWIDDGENIDIIDVREVNEYEIVSIPGARLIPKNEFLMGNALQDLPQDKKIVLHCKTGVRSAEVLAVLKSAGFSDAVHVGGGVIGWVNQIEPHKPVY; this is translated from the coding sequence GTGTCGCTGCCACCCCTGGTCGAGCCGGCTGCCGAGCTCACCGTAGACGAGGTTCGCAGGTACTCCCGCCATCTGATCATCCCGGACGTCGGGATGGACGGACAGAAGCGGCTGAAGAACGCCAAGGTCCTCTGTGTGGGCGCGGGCGGCCTCGGCTCGCCCGCCCTGATGTACCTCGCCGCGGCGGGCGTCGGCACGCTCGGCATCGTGGAGTTCGACGAGGTCGACGAGTCGAACCTGCAGCGCCAGATCATCCACAGCCAGTCGGACATCGGCCGCTCGAAGGCGGAGTCCGCGCGCGACTCCGTCCTCGGCATCAACCCGTACGTGAACGTGATCCTTCACGAGGAGCGGCTTGAGGCCGACAACGTGATGGACATCTTCAGCCAGTACGACCTGATCGTCGACGGCACGGACAACTTCGCCACGCGCTACCTCGTCAACGACGCGTGCGTGCTGCTGAACAAGCCGTACGTCTGGGGCTCGATCTACCGCTTCGACGGTCAGGCCTCGGTCTTCTGGTCCGAGTACGGGCCGTGCTACCGCTGCCTCTACCCGGAGCCCCCGCCGCCGGGCATGGTCCCCTCCTGCGCCGAGGGCGGCGTCCTGGGCGTGCTGTGCGCGTCCATCGGCTCCATCCAGGTCACCGAGGCGATCAAGGTCCTCACCGGTGTCGGCGAGCCGCTGGTCGGCCGACTGATGATCTACGACGCCCTGGAGATGCAGTACCGCCAGGTCAAGGTCCGCAAGGACCCGAACTGCGCGGTGTGCGGCGAGAACCCCACCGTCACCGAGCTGATCGACTACGAGGCCTTCTGCGGCGTCGTGTCCGAGGAGGCCCAGGAGGCGGCTGCCGGCTCGACGATCACTCCCAAGCAGCTCAAGGAGTGGATCGACGACGGCGAGAACATCGACATCATCGATGTCCGCGAGGTCAACGAGTACGAGATCGTCTCGATCCCCGGCGCCCGGCTGATCCCGAAGAACGAGTTCCTGATGGGCAACGCCCTCCAGGACCTGCCGCAGGACAAGAAGATCGTCTTGCATTGCAAGACGGGTGTCCGCAGTGCGGAAGTCCTCGCGGTGCTGAAGTCCGCGGGCTTCTCCGACGCGGTGCACGTCGGCGGCGGCGTCATCGGCTGGGTCAACCAGATCGAGCCGCACAAGCCGGTCTACTGA
- a CDS encoding spherulation-specific family 4 protein, producing MPHLTSAGRELSATGAERPGFGVPGYAHPLLAPVEWAELTRPGTPVHWAVLNVADGPGVRPDPHCLEAAGRLRDAGVRVIGHLDLARGERPFGDIVSEAHRYLDWYRVGGYLLDRCPTDRDDLPGVRRVTATLETVLDGATGGDRGHLVLGHGSHPYPGYAEIADQLVTFRGPWTEYRWSQAAEWTADHPPERFVHFVHGVPRTHLEEAMRIARWQGAGTIFFTDRTGQNNPFEALPGYWDEIVSQIGPGVSE from the coding sequence ATGCCGCATCTGACCAGCGCCGGCAGGGAACTCTCGGCGACCGGCGCCGAACGCCCGGGCTTCGGCGTCCCCGGATACGCGCACCCCCTGCTGGCGCCCGTGGAGTGGGCGGAGCTGACCCGGCCGGGCACGCCCGTGCACTGGGCGGTCCTCAATGTCGCCGACGGGCCGGGCGTCCGGCCCGACCCGCACTGCCTCGAGGCCGCGGGCAGACTCCGTGACGCCGGGGTGCGGGTCATCGGCCACCTCGACCTGGCCCGGGGCGAGCGGCCGTTCGGCGACATCGTCTCCGAGGCCCACCGCTACCTCGACTGGTACCGGGTCGGCGGCTACCTGCTGGACCGCTGTCCCACGGACCGGGACGACCTGCCCGGGGTGCGGCGCGTCACGGCGACGCTGGAGACCGTCCTGGACGGCGCGACCGGCGGGGACCGGGGACACCTCGTACTGGGACATGGGTCACACCCGTACCCCGGCTACGCGGAGATCGCCGACCAGCTGGTGACCTTCCGCGGGCCCTGGACCGAATACCGCTGGTCGCAGGCGGCGGAGTGGACGGCCGACCATCCGCCCGAACGGTTCGTGCACTTCGTCCACGGGGTGCCGCGCACCCATCTGGAAGAAGCCATGCGCATCGCCCGCTGGCAGGGCGCCGGGACGATCTTCTTCACCGACCGCACCGGACAGAACAACCCATTCGAGGCTCTGCCCGGCTACTGGGACGAAATCGTCTCGCAGATCGGACCAGGTGTCTCGGAATGA